The DNA window CGAGCTCGATCGAGGAGAGCACGCCAAGGGGTCGAGTCATGGTCACGCGAAGGGATGAGGGGGCACGCTAGCCCAGTCGGAGAGTGAACGCGGAGCCCACAGCGATCCACCCAGATGGGCAAGCCGGTGATCCCCGTGCAGTGGTTGCAGGCCGACGACCAGCACCTTGAGCACGATGAATCCGCCCGCCGCCCCCAGGGCCAAGGCCGGCGTGGCGTGGCGGAACAACACCGGGTGGTCGGCGCCGAGCCGATCGAGGAGCTGCGGCATGCCTTCGTGTTCGAACGCTACCTCGGATGCCGGCGGTGCGGGCCGCGCACGCGCGAGCGCGGTCCGGGAGAGAGTCTCGGGGTGCCGGGTGTAATAGAGCGCGTGTTCGGCGAAGCTCTCTGGCAAGCGATCCGGCGTCTTCTCCGAGTCAGTACCGGTGACCCAGCGCGCGTAGTGCCTGCCTTGTACGGCCTCGGTCATGGCTTTGAGGAAGCTGTCCCTCAGCCGCTCGCGGCAGGCGGCCCCCGCGCTGAACACGAAGCCCTCGTGGTCTTCACCGGACACCGTCACGATCGTCACGTTGTCACTGAACGGCGAGCGCACGCGGTAGAAGCGGTAGTCGAGGTTGGGCCGCGAAAAGCGCTCGGCGATCCCGGGCTCGAAGCTGCCAAGCACGTCGCGCAGGGCGTGCTCTTCGAGCGGATACCGCTCCCACCACGCGCCCATCACCGCGTCGCGCTCGATGACCTCTTGTACACCGCGCAAGAGCACCTGGTCCGGATTTGTGCCAGCCGAAAGGCCCGTCGAGGTCATCGCGGCGATGGCGTGATGCCCACCCGGGCGTGGATGCAGGTAGGCGAGGTCTTCTGGAACCCACAGCGCACGGCCGGTCGCAGCTTCACGAAATGCCTGCCAGTGACAGCGTGTGCGCCCCGAGAACGGCAGGAACGGAAAACCAGCCATTGGGTACTGCTCTGGCAGAAACAACACCCAGTGTTCGGGATCCACCGCCGACTCGGCGAGAGGCCAGTCATCGAAGCTGGCCTCGACACCGTGATCGCGCGGGAGCGGCGCGGTGTGAAAGCGCTCGATGGCCTCGCCGACGCACGCGAGTCGAGCGGCCTCGTCGGTCAGGCCAGCGCCACCGATGTGGATGACCTCGTGACGCGCGCCAGACGGGCCGAGGGAACCCGCCCACATGACCACATCCGGATCGTGCGGTCGGGGGTCGAGTGGACCAAAGGCCGTGAACAGGCCCGAGTAGCGGCTCTCGTACCAGGCGCGCTCGGCCGTCATCGAAGATCCCCGCAGGCCGCGCACTCCGGATCGGCTGCGAGGCGATGCGACGACACCTCGAGTGTGGCGCACTCGAGCACGTGCAATGAGTACAGCGCTGCGCTCGGCATGGCCTCGCACGCGAGGCCGGCCTTCCACAACACGAGCTGGGTCAAGATCGAGACACCGGGCGCCGGAAAGTCAGCGGCGGGAAGGGGCTCCCCGCGAGATCCGTGGCGGACCAGCGCGTCGTAGATCTCCGGTGTCGGAGACAGGCGGCGAAACCCCGCCAAAAGGCAGGCCAGGCAAGGCCCCGCGTCCGGCAACAGCAACGGGCTGACGAAACCGCGCGCAACTGCGCCCGTGCTCACCCACAGGAACGGTGCGCCACCCCGCAGGCAGTCGGCGTTGAACGCAAGCAACGCGGCGTAGTCGAGCCCGGACTGACACAGCACTCGAAGCGCGGGCGCCCCCGGATCTTCGCCGGCCTTCGCCTCACCTTCGAGCTCCTCCCGAACCGCGCCCGCGCCCTCGATCGCGAGCGATCGCCGCTGAGGCTCGTGGGCAGTCTCGGCATCCGCCGGCGTGAGCACACGCTCGGCCAATAGCCGGGTGAGTACTTGCGTGGCCTCGTCGCGCTGGGCAGCCGAGAGCGTCGCGACGAGCTCCGCCGTGGTCCGGCGGCCATCCATGGCGGAGAGCAGCGTGGGCAGCCATTCATCGAGCGCTGGAGCCTCGAGCAGATAACGCACGTCTTCACCTGCGACCAAACGGACCCTGCCCGCCTCCGACAACACGACGAAGGGCAGGCTGAAGCGCAGGCGAAGCTCGCCGAGCTCGCGCATGGTCAGGGTTTGCCGGCGGGTGTGACGCGCTGACTGACTCGAAGCACTGCGCTGCCGAGCTGCGCCAACAGCAGATTGTTGATGATGAACGTGGGGGACCGCTTCGCGTGTACTTCCTGCTGATACACGAGCAGGGTGCGCCCCCCGTCGAGCGGTGCGACGGTCCAGCTGCCACGGGTGGTGTTACCCGCGCCGTCGTTCTCGTCCCACGAGGCAACCGAGCGTTCCGGCGTCACCTCGTGTTTGATGCGAACGTCGAAGGGGTACTCCGCGAAAGGTGCAATGACGCGTCCAACGAGATGCTGCCGGCCATCTGGGTCCTCGCTGTGCGTGGTCACCGCGACATGCCAGAGCTTCGAGTCGAAGATCTCACCGAAGCGCGCGTAGTCCGTGACGATCCGCCACACCGCTTCCGGTTTGGCATCGAGCACCGCCGCACAACGAACGGGTCGGTTGCCAGCCGGGTCGACGAACAGCTGGCACAGGGTTCCGTCCGCCACGCTGCTTGGATTCTTGGCAGAGCCACTGGCAGCGGTTCCGCGGCGCACGAAGGCCAGGCAGATCAGCAGCACCCCGAACGTCATCGCGGCCGACGCAAACCATGCCAAACGCTTGCCCGTCGCAGGCCCGCCTGTTGATGCGCTGGCGGTCATGACGCTGATAGCACCATGACGAGGACCGCGCCAAGCAAGAGCGCACCCACCACGGATCCGAGGAAAGACACCAGCACGATCTTCCCCAGCGCCTTCACCGACGCCAGTTTGTCCGGCACCGGGAAGAGCGGAGCCAGCACGAGCCCGACGAAGAACGCTGCGACCTGGAACACTGGCATGCCCAGCACGACCGCAGCGAGGCCGATCCAGATCCCGTCGCGCATGTCGGCGAGCGAGCAGAGCACGAAGGCGGTCACCGAGAGCGCAACCACGACCGTCCAGTGGACCGCCACGGTGATGGCCGCGCCGCTTCGCGCCTCGCCCGCCGCGGCCCGCTGCCCGCCCGCGGCGGACCCCGCTTCTACGGCCTTCGGCGCGACCGCCCAGACCGACCCCATGGCGGCGCCCACCAGACCGCCCAAGGTGTGCAGGCAGCAACAGCAGCAGCAACACGACGAACAGCACATTCCGCCGACGACGACGAAGCGTTCGAGGCGCTCGGGCGGCAGCCGCTCGATGCGCACCCGCGCGGCTCCGCTTGCTCCCGGCTCCGGCATCTTCGCGAGTTTCAGGGCGGTTCCCGGGGGCCGTCAAGCTAGCTCTTGTTGAGCTCGTCGCTGAGCTGCTTCACCATCAAGCGCTGGTGCAGGGCCGGCGTGAGGCGCGAGAGCCACACCGCCAGCTTGCCCACGGGCGACAGCACCAACAGCCGCTGTCGGCGACGGGCCGCCTCGTAGATCGCGTCGGCAACGTCGTCTGGCGAGGCCTCGGTCCCAACCCGTGAGCGACCGCGCAGCACCGCCTCTCCGTGGGCGCCGAACGCGCGCTGCTCGAACGCCGTGCGCGTGAACGAAGGGCAGACCATGAGCACCTCGACTCCCGTGTCGGACAGCTCGGAGCGCAAGGACTCGAACAGTCCGTGGAGCGCGTGTTTGCTGGCCGAATAACCGCTCCGCCCGTAGAGCGGCGACAACCCGGCGATGCTCGACACGACGATGATCAAACCTCGGCTCTCGAGCAGGGGGTCGAGCAGGGCCTTGGTCACCGTCAGCGAGCCGAAGAAGTTCACCTCCATCACGCGTCGGAAGACCTCGAGCTCGGTGTCACGAAAGCTCGAACGGTGCACGACCCCGGCGTTGTTCACCAGCACGTCGACGCGGCCGAACCGCGCGAGGATCTGCCGAGCGGCGTCCTGACACTCCCCGGGACTGGTGATGTCCGCAGGCAGCGCCAGAAGCTCGATGCCGCGGCCCTCGAAGGCGGCTTCGAGCTGGGCCAGCCCCTCACGGTCGCGATCCAGCGCCGCAATGCGCGCTCCATCGCGGGCAAAACGCTCCACGATGGCCCGACCGATCCCCCCGGCCGCGCCGGTGACGACCATCACGCTGTCCTTGAAACTCCGCTCCACCATGCTGGTCCTGCCGCTAGCCTCGACGGCACGGGAAGACAAAACGCGCGAGGCACCGATTGCTCGGTGCCTCGCGGGACTACCAATGTCGATTGTTACCGATTACTTGTGGACCTGTGCAATCGCCGCGATCTTGCTGGGACCGTGGCACATCAGGCACGCCTCCTGGGTGTTGAGGGCCGCGCTCCGCGGTTGGTAGAACGAGCCACCGTTGTCCGCGAAGTGTTTCTTGGCGATGGCCGTGTCATGGCAGGCGCCGCAGGCCGCGGTGATGGGGGAGTTGACCAGGGTCGTACCCTCCGCATCACAAGGTGCGTTGATCGAACACACACACGGCGCAGCGACGGTGCAGGCCACACCGTTGCGAGTCCCCGACGTCTGGTTGGACGTGGCGAAGCCCACGCCGTAGTTGACGGTGTCCGGCGTGATGTACGGCGACAGGAACGGTCCGATGGTCGCGGGCGCCGTCGGGGCCGACTTGTAAGTGCCGGTCGCGGCGGTGCTGTACAGCATGTTCGGCAGCGCATTCTGGCTAGCGCTGGCGCTCAGGTCGTAGGTGCCTTCGAGGTGGCACTGGGTGCAGGTGTTGAGGACACCGGGGTAAGTGACCTCCCAGGCCTTGATCTCGAAGTGCCAGGTGAACGGCACCGTGCGCTTGCCACCTCCGTGGATTGAGTGGATGGCGTCCTTCGCGTTCACCGCCCAGCCGCTGTTGACGCGGTTGGTGTTGTGACAGAACGAGCACGTCGGAGCGTCGTTGCGTTGACCCGAGTGGAACGTCGGGCTGACACCAAGGCCGTCGTGGCACTTGTTGC is part of the Myxococcales bacterium genome and encodes:
- a CDS encoding YcaO-like family protein: MTAERAWYESRYSGLFTAFGPLDPRPHDPDVVMWAGSLGPSGARHEVIHIGGAGLTDEAARLACVGEAIERFHTAPLPRDHGVEASFDDWPLAESAVDPEHWVLFLPEQYPMAGFPFLPFSGRTRCHWQAFREAATGRALWVPEDLAYLHPRPGGHHAIAAMTSTGLSAGTNPDQVLLRGVQEVIERDAVMGAWWERYPLEEHALRDVLGSFEPGIAERFSRPNLDYRFYRVRSPFSDNVTIVTVSGEDHEGFVFSAGAACRERLRDSFLKAMTEAVQGRHYARWVTGTDSEKTPDRLPESFAEHALYYTRHPETLSRTALARARPAPPASEVAFEHEGMPQLLDRLGADHPVLFRHATPALALGAAGGFIVLKVLVVGLQPLHGDHRLAHLGGSLWAPRSLSDWASVPPHPFA
- a CDS encoding TOMM precursor leader peptide-binding protein, producing MRELGELRLRFSLPFVVLSEAGRVRLVAGEDVRYLLEAPALDEWLPTLLSAMDGRRTTAELVATLSAAQRDEATQVLTRLLAERVLTPADAETAHEPQRRSLAIEGAGAVREELEGEAKAGEDPGAPALRVLCQSGLDYAALLAFNADCLRGGAPFLWVSTGAVARGFVSPLLLPDAGPCLACLLAGFRRLSPTPEIYDALVRHGSRGEPLPAADFPAPGVSILTQLVLWKAGLACEAMPSAALYSLHVLECATLEVSSHRLAADPECAACGDLR
- a CDS encoding SRPBCC family protein yields the protein MTASASTGGPATGKRLAWFASAAMTFGVLLICLAFVRRGTAASGSAKNPSSVADGTLCQLFVDPAGNRPVRCAAVLDAKPEAVWRIVTDYARFGEIFDSKLWHVAVTTHSEDPDGRQHLVGRVIAPFAEYPFDVRIKHEVTPERSVASWDENDGAGNTTRGSWTVAPLDGGRTLLVYQQEVHAKRSPTFIINNLLLAQLGSAVLRVSQRVTPAGKP
- a CDS encoding SDR family oxidoreductase is translated as MVERSFKDSVMVVTGAAGGIGRAIVERFARDGARIAALDRDREGLAQLEAAFEGRGIELLALPADITSPGECQDAARQILARFGRVDVLVNNAGVVHRSSFRDTELEVFRRVMEVNFFGSLTVTKALLDPLLESRGLIIVVSSIAGLSPLYGRSGYSASKHALHGLFESLRSELSDTGVEVLMVCPSFTRTAFEQRAFGAHGEAVLRGRSRVGTEASPDDVADAIYEAARRRQRLLVLSPVGKLAVWLSRLTPALHQRLMVKQLSDELNKS